In Micromonospora sp. NBC_01813, the following are encoded in one genomic region:
- a CDS encoding choice-of-anchor M domain-containing protein: MTLAAQPGSTDPTSNQPDPALDQSIAPDQPVADEPAVLAAGHVDLGPRYVDDEWTLLIHDDAAQPVWRDPDRTVLQVTDAALQTVPDDPVYGFLGVPAGTQVHVVPQVQHPDVVWVGWNTQDPRVMQTIDRGVTLELADVDGPGDVTMYLQAGTFSEPQVLWRSTEPPGQPMWVEVNTHTHANWVFTAPGVYLVAVRVSADLVGGAQVWATRHLRFAVGDATSTDDALAAQPGEVAAVPPSAGPDADEPGSTGGTGPWLVVGLVVVALGLAVALIVVVLRGRAVRRRVEQERTQP, from the coding sequence ATGACGCTGGCGGCTCAACCCGGCTCAACCGACCCGACGTCGAACCAGCCTGACCCGGCGTTGGACCAGTCGATCGCGCCGGATCAGCCGGTCGCCGACGAACCGGCGGTGCTCGCCGCCGGCCACGTCGACCTCGGACCGCGCTACGTCGACGACGAGTGGACCCTGCTGATCCACGACGACGCGGCACAGCCGGTGTGGCGGGACCCGGACCGGACCGTACTGCAGGTCACCGACGCCGCGCTGCAGACCGTCCCGGACGACCCGGTGTACGGCTTCCTCGGCGTGCCGGCCGGCACCCAGGTGCACGTGGTGCCGCAGGTGCAGCACCCCGACGTGGTGTGGGTCGGCTGGAACACCCAGGACCCCCGGGTGATGCAGACCATCGACCGTGGCGTGACCCTGGAACTGGCCGATGTGGACGGGCCCGGCGACGTCACCATGTACCTGCAGGCCGGCACGTTCAGCGAGCCGCAGGTGCTGTGGCGCTCCACCGAGCCGCCCGGCCAGCCGATGTGGGTGGAGGTCAACACCCACACCCACGCCAACTGGGTGTTCACCGCCCCCGGGGTGTACCTGGTCGCGGTGCGGGTCAGCGCCGACCTGGTCGGTGGCGCACAAGTCTGGGCCACCCGGCATCTGCGGTTCGCCGTCGGCGACGCCACCAGCACCGACGACGCGCTCGCCGCCCAGCCCGGCGAGGTCGCGGCCGTGCCGCCGAGCGCCGGGCCGGACGCCGACGAGCCGGGTAGCACCGGTGGCACCGGGCCGTGGCTGGTCGTCGGCCTCGTCGTGGTCGCCCTCGGCCTGGCCGTCGCGCTGATCGTCGTGGTGCTGCGCGGCCGGGCGGTACGCCGCCGCGTGGAGCAGGAGCGTACCCAGCCGTGA
- a CDS encoding anchored repeat-type ABC transporter ATP-binding subunit gives MTALAVHDLDVDLGGRPVLRDIRLHVDPGELVGLIGPNGAGKTTLLRAVLGLIRTRSGRVLVDGVPSRPGRSAIGYVPQRHEFAWDFPISVEQTVLSGRTGRIGLLRRPGVADWRASAEAIDRVRLGDLRRRPVAELSGGQRQRVLVARALALEPTLLLLDEPFTGLDLPTQELLGELFAGLAAEGKALLMTTHDLIGAMDSCSRLVLLNQRVIAEGKPDELRDPQLWMRTFGVSERSPLLRIVGAG, from the coding sequence GTGACTGCGCTCGCCGTACACGATCTCGACGTCGACCTCGGCGGCCGGCCGGTGCTGCGCGACATTCGACTCCATGTCGACCCGGGTGAGCTGGTCGGGCTGATCGGCCCGAACGGCGCCGGCAAGACCACCCTGCTGCGGGCGGTGCTCGGGCTGATCCGAACTCGGTCGGGCCGGGTGCTGGTCGACGGGGTGCCGAGTCGGCCGGGTCGCTCGGCTATCGGGTACGTGCCGCAGCGGCACGAGTTCGCCTGGGATTTCCCGATCTCGGTGGAGCAGACGGTGCTCAGCGGCCGTACCGGCCGGATCGGTCTGCTGCGCCGTCCCGGGGTGGCCGACTGGCGGGCCAGCGCGGAGGCGATCGACCGGGTACGCCTGGGTGACCTGCGCCGCCGGCCGGTCGCTGAGCTGTCCGGCGGCCAACGCCAGCGGGTGCTGGTGGCCCGGGCGCTCGCCCTGGAGCCGACGTTGCTGCTGCTCGACGAGCCGTTCACCGGGCTGGACCTGCCGACCCAGGAGTTGCTCGGTGAGCTGTTCGCCGGGCTGGCGGCCGAAGGGAAAGCGCTGCTGATGACCACCCATGACCTGATCGGTGCGATGGACTCCTGCTCCCGATTGGTGCTGCTGAACCAGCGGGTGATCGCCGAAGGCAAGCCGGACGAGCTGCGGGATCCGCAGCTGTGGATGCGTACCTTCGGGGTCAGCGAGCGCTCGCCGTTGCTGCGGATCGTCGGAGCCGGCTGA
- a CDS encoding anchored repeat-type ABC transporter permease subunit, translating to MPITDFLTDLVNPDLAFLPKALLIAVMSSVVCGVVGCHVVLRGMAFIGDAVAHAVFPGLAVAFVLQGSLVLGGAVAGIMTALLIALFAQHRRVKEDSLIGVFFVAAFALGIVIISQAPGYAGSLQQFLFGSITGIPDRDLYTVGFTGLAILAVVFLLHKELVAVSLDREMARSVGLPVFWLDIALYVLVTLAVVISLQTIGNILVLALLITPPAAARLLTDRLGLMMLLAPLIGGCSALVGLYLSWSYDLPVGGTIVLVATAVFLLAWVFAPRHGLLARRWRDLTARRRPAVAAIK from the coding sequence ATGCCGATCACCGACTTCCTCACCGATCTGGTCAACCCCGATCTCGCCTTCCTGCCGAAGGCGCTGCTGATCGCCGTCATGTCCAGTGTGGTCTGCGGCGTGGTCGGCTGCCATGTGGTGCTGCGCGGGATGGCGTTCATCGGTGACGCGGTGGCGCATGCCGTGTTCCCGGGGTTGGCGGTCGCCTTCGTGCTGCAGGGCAGTCTGGTGCTCGGCGGCGCGGTCGCCGGGATCATGACCGCGTTGCTGATCGCGCTCTTCGCCCAGCACCGGCGGGTCAAAGAGGACTCGCTGATCGGGGTCTTCTTCGTGGCCGCGTTCGCGCTCGGCATCGTGATCATCTCCCAGGCGCCCGGGTACGCCGGGTCGCTGCAGCAGTTCCTGTTCGGCTCGATCACCGGCATCCCGGACCGGGATCTCTACACGGTCGGGTTCACCGGGCTGGCGATCCTGGCAGTGGTGTTCCTGCTGCACAAGGAGCTGGTCGCGGTCAGCCTGGACCGGGAGATGGCCCGCTCGGTCGGACTGCCGGTGTTCTGGCTGGACATCGCGCTCTACGTCCTGGTCACCCTCGCGGTGGTGATCTCGCTGCAGACGATCGGCAACATTCTCGTACTGGCGCTGTTGATCACGCCGCCGGCCGCGGCCCGGCTGCTCACCGACCGGCTCGGGCTGATGATGCTGCTGGCGCCGCTGATCGGCGGGTGTTCAGCCCTGGTCGGGCTCTATCTGTCGTGGAGTTACGACCTGCCGGTGGGCGGGACGATCGTGCTGGTGGCGACCGCAGTGTTCCTGCTCGCCTGGGTGTTCGCGCCACGACACGGTCTGCTGGCCCGGCGCTGGCGCGACCTGACCGCCCGCCGCCGGCCGGCCGTAGCGGCAATCAAATGA
- a CDS encoding choice-of-anchor M domain-containing protein, translated as MRTTGARGFAALIGAAVVAGGVLLAPTAAAAQEKVVLAKGHTDAIDVHYHDGELSLEVHDDTVSPSVSRDPADVIFQVLPEAAMAVPADPRFAFLGPAGSTIWLLPLTQDQNLLWPGWNTTTLGAGTFAGDQVQISLVDVAGPGTVSVFTQDSFGSPLMKFRSDDGLPDTIDVPIRTHAHANWAFSAEGDYTLTFQADATLTDGTTVSTGPVDYSFVVGELGGTGPDTVLTVSGMADEYQPGDTVTLQAVQTPQTELDHYHWFSRCPGSDDFAIISGEVGASYSFTATRELNACEYQAKLYDDNHAVVATSEEVWLWVAFAPTDPGTSQTITATIDPTQGALVISVDPNDRSVVLPPAQLSSAGDTWESSGSLRPVTVTDTRAGTPGWSASGQLPDNFTGPDGATFSSGYLGWTPQVVDQSTGQGVVAGPVVAPYVVGVGGGLGASAVLGSAPTGSGRGTATLSAGLRLSLPTETAPGTYTATLTLTAI; from the coding sequence ATGAGAACGACAGGTGCCCGCGGTTTCGCGGCCCTGATCGGCGCGGCGGTGGTCGCCGGTGGCGTGCTGCTCGCGCCGACCGCCGCCGCCGCCCAGGAAAAGGTGGTGCTCGCCAAGGGCCACACCGACGCCATCGACGTCCACTACCACGACGGCGAGCTGTCCCTGGAGGTACACGACGACACGGTCAGCCCATCGGTCAGCCGGGACCCGGCCGACGTGATCTTCCAGGTGCTGCCCGAGGCCGCCATGGCGGTGCCGGCCGACCCCCGGTTCGCCTTCCTCGGCCCGGCCGGATCCACGATCTGGCTGCTGCCGCTGACCCAGGACCAGAACCTGCTCTGGCCCGGCTGGAACACCACCACCCTCGGCGCCGGCACCTTCGCCGGTGACCAGGTCCAGATCAGCCTCGTCGACGTCGCCGGTCCCGGCACCGTCTCGGTGTTCACCCAGGACAGCTTCGGCAGCCCGCTGATGAAGTTCCGCAGCGACGACGGGCTGCCGGACACCATCGACGTGCCGATCCGCACCCACGCCCACGCCAACTGGGCGTTCAGCGCCGAAGGTGACTACACGCTGACCTTCCAGGCCGACGCGACGCTGACCGACGGCACCACGGTCAGCACCGGACCGGTCGACTACTCGTTCGTGGTCGGCGAACTCGGCGGCACCGGCCCGGACACCGTGCTGACCGTCAGCGGCATGGCCGACGAGTACCAGCCGGGCGACACCGTCACCCTGCAGGCGGTGCAGACCCCGCAGACCGAGCTGGACCACTACCACTGGTTCAGCCGCTGCCCCGGCTCCGACGATTTCGCCATCATCTCCGGCGAGGTCGGAGCGTCGTACAGCTTCACCGCCACCCGCGAGCTCAACGCCTGCGAGTACCAGGCGAAGCTCTACGACGACAACCACGCCGTCGTCGCCACCAGCGAAGAGGTCTGGCTCTGGGTGGCGTTCGCGCCGACCGACCCGGGCACGTCGCAGACCATCACCGCCACGATCGACCCGACCCAGGGCGCCCTGGTGATCAGCGTCGACCCGAACGACCGCAGCGTCGTCCTGCCGCCAGCGCAGCTGTCCAGCGCCGGTGACACCTGGGAGAGCAGCGGAAGCCTGCGTCCGGTCACCGTCACCGACACCCGGGCCGGCACCCCCGGCTGGAGCGCCTCCGGTCAACTGCCGGACAACTTCACCGGGCCGGACGGCGCCACCTTCAGCTCCGGCTACCTCGGCTGGACCCCGCAGGTGGTCGACCAGTCCACCGGCCAGGGCGTCGTCGCCGGACCGGTCGTCGCGCCGTACGTCGTCGGCGTCGGCGGCGGACTCGGTGCCAGCGCCGTCCTCGGCTCGGCACCCACCGGCTCCGGCCGGGGCACCGCGACCCTCTCGGCCGGCCTGCGACTGAGCCTGCCGACCGAGACCGCACCCGGCACCTACACCGCGACCCTCACCCTCACCGCGATCTGA
- a CDS encoding WxL protein peptidoglycan domain-containing protein codes for MRTPTALLAGLLLAGIALTAPAPATTPAAAQSLTWGVAPSSPDGPNGRPAFEYKLDPGATLTDYVAITNHSDRPITLDVYASDAFTTEQGGFDLLAATEEPVDVGSWITFETRTLTVPSTSRLDVPFSIAIPDNATPGDHPGGIVASLAATGTDDEGNQVSVDHRVGSRIYLRVTGELQPVLDIVDLSVTHDGSWHPLRGGAVTANFTVRNTGNVRLTGQPQLAVDGPLGLARRSAVGDQLPEILPGDSYRTSVRVDGVPPLVRLGVGLSVEPAAVTDEVLDPAPAAVTREVDLWAAPWPQLVILLLIGAGTWLVIAGRRRRRRRQAAQLEHAVAAAREAGRAEGAARAEDGTAVAAREPARTTD; via the coding sequence ATGCGTACGCCAACCGCACTGCTCGCCGGACTCCTGCTCGCCGGCATCGCGCTGACTGCGCCGGCCCCGGCGACCACCCCGGCCGCCGCACAGTCGCTCACCTGGGGCGTGGCCCCGTCCAGCCCGGACGGCCCGAACGGACGCCCGGCGTTCGAGTACAAGCTCGACCCCGGAGCCACGCTCACCGACTACGTGGCAATCACCAACCACTCCGACCGACCGATCACCCTCGACGTGTACGCCAGCGACGCATTCACCACCGAACAGGGTGGCTTCGACCTGCTCGCCGCGACCGAGGAACCGGTCGACGTGGGCTCCTGGATCACCTTCGAGACCCGTACGCTCACCGTGCCGTCGACGTCGCGGCTGGATGTGCCGTTCAGCATCGCCATCCCCGACAACGCGACACCCGGTGACCACCCGGGCGGGATCGTCGCCTCCCTCGCCGCCACCGGCACCGACGACGAGGGCAACCAGGTGTCGGTCGACCACCGGGTCGGCTCCCGGATCTATCTGCGGGTCACCGGCGAACTGCAACCGGTCCTCGACATCGTGGACCTGTCAGTGACCCACGATGGCAGCTGGCATCCGCTGCGCGGGGGTGCCGTCACCGCCAACTTCACCGTCCGCAACACCGGCAACGTCCGACTGACCGGGCAACCGCAGCTTGCCGTCGACGGGCCGCTCGGGCTGGCCCGGCGCAGCGCCGTCGGTGACCAGCTGCCGGAAATCCTGCCCGGTGACAGCTACCGGACCAGTGTGCGCGTCGACGGCGTACCGCCACTGGTGCGGCTCGGGGTCGGCCTGAGCGTCGAGCCGGCCGCCGTCACCGACGAGGTGCTCGACCCGGCACCGGCCGCCGTCACCCGCGAGGTCGACCTGTGGGCCGCGCCGTGGCCGCAACTCGTGATCCTGCTGCTGATCGGCGCGGGCACCTGGCTGGTCATCGCTGGCCGCCGGCGGCGCCGCCGGCGGCAGGCAGCGCAGCTCGAACATGCCGTGGCCGCCGCCCGCGAAGCGGGCCGGGCAGAAGGCGCCGCGCGTGCAGAAGACGGCACAGCGGTTGCCGCCCGTGAGCCCGCCCGCACCACCGACTGA
- a CDS encoding TIGR03773 family transporter-associated surface protein — translation MIVISSVLARPRLAAAVAVGALVAAATVPAPVSAAPPSADTAATVAAAGADLLAVELADGKLSLIARKASVDRDAAPGRSLDPATVVFGPQGGATVRTPDHPAFQFLGGGGRPMWAVTGGDTDFPYLDTRAVPRGAVRDDTIELSLGSVDGPGGFAAYTLSGLGQAAPLFGTFDGMPRAARLPAATRTGGLVWLFDAAGEYRLTVTAAATLANGDEARAQAVYQVRVPQLGAVARALPDPDPAPAPAIDVAQQQSTLAAAPLTSASRVVIDDGHVDMGPQLDGSDLTILLKDDTVSPAVWRNLSDVVLQVKDNAKITVPDGAEFLGSSGDEVWLLPQGQQSGIVWPGWNTQHPSVVAGISGPVTWTFKGVTGPGRFTLFLTGSFGEAEVLFDSAAGLPQRLEIPSNTHAHGNWAFSEPGVYRLAFEMSGTTTTGATVTDTRTLNLAVGDGTDPDTGFGPGSADGADGADGADGGDGSGGDGSGRLPLTGSSWQVPATGAVLLITGALVLFALRTRRFDQCSS, via the coding sequence ATGATCGTCATCAGTTCCGTACTGGCGAGACCACGACTTGCGGCAGCCGTCGCGGTGGGTGCGCTGGTCGCCGCCGCGACCGTGCCGGCGCCGGTGTCCGCGGCCCCACCCTCGGCGGACACCGCCGCGACTGTGGCCGCGGCCGGTGCCGACCTGCTGGCCGTCGAGCTGGCCGACGGGAAGCTGTCGCTGATCGCCCGCAAGGCGTCCGTCGACCGCGACGCAGCGCCGGGCCGCAGCCTGGATCCCGCGACGGTGGTCTTCGGGCCGCAGGGCGGCGCGACGGTACGGACACCGGACCATCCGGCGTTCCAGTTCCTCGGTGGCGGCGGCCGACCGATGTGGGCGGTGACCGGCGGGGACACCGACTTCCCGTACCTGGACACCCGGGCGGTGCCCCGAGGGGCGGTGCGCGACGACACGATCGAGTTGTCGCTGGGATCGGTCGACGGGCCGGGCGGGTTCGCCGCGTACACCCTCAGTGGGCTCGGCCAGGCCGCTCCGCTGTTCGGCACGTTCGACGGGATGCCGCGCGCGGCCCGGTTGCCGGCCGCCACCCGGACCGGCGGGCTGGTCTGGCTCTTCGACGCCGCCGGCGAGTACCGGCTGACCGTCACCGCGGCGGCGACGCTCGCCAACGGCGACGAGGCGAGAGCGCAAGCCGTCTACCAGGTACGGGTCCCGCAGCTGGGCGCAGTCGCCAGGGCACTGCCGGATCCGGATCCGGCACCCGCGCCAGCGATCGACGTCGCGCAGCAGCAGAGCACCCTGGCCGCCGCACCTTTGACGAGCGCATCGCGGGTGGTGATCGACGACGGCCACGTCGACATGGGTCCGCAGCTCGACGGGTCCGACCTGACGATCCTGCTCAAGGACGACACGGTCTCGCCGGCGGTGTGGCGCAACCTCTCCGATGTGGTGTTGCAGGTCAAGGACAACGCGAAGATCACCGTGCCGGACGGTGCCGAGTTCCTCGGATCCAGCGGTGACGAGGTGTGGCTGCTGCCGCAGGGTCAGCAGTCCGGGATCGTCTGGCCCGGGTGGAACACCCAGCATCCGTCCGTCGTCGCCGGCATCAGTGGGCCGGTGACCTGGACCTTCAAGGGGGTAACCGGCCCGGGGCGGTTCACGCTGTTCCTCACCGGATCGTTCGGCGAGGCCGAGGTGTTGTTCGACTCCGCCGCCGGCCTGCCGCAGCGCCTGGAGATCCCGTCGAACACGCACGCCCACGGCAACTGGGCGTTCAGCGAGCCAGGTGTCTACCGGCTGGCTTTCGAGATGTCCGGCACCACGACGACGGGTGCGACGGTGACGGACACCCGGACCCTCAACCTGGCCGTCGGTGACGGGACCGACCCGGACACCGGGTTCGGCCCAGGCTCCGCTGACGGCGCTGACGGCGCTGACGGCGCTGACGGCGGTGACGGCTCCGGCGGCGACGGCTCTGGGAGGCTGCCGCTCACCGGATCCTCGTGGCAAGTGCCGGCCACTGGAGCCGTGCTGCTGATCACCGGCGCGTTGGTCCTGTTCGCGCTGCGGACCCGACGTTTCGATCAGTGCTCGTCGTAG
- a CDS encoding sensory rhodopsin transducer, protein MAAIGARTWVVSGGRIPADSNGEEPEFTGFDQLCLLNAGDSDAEAELVVHYEDQEPVGPYPVRVWARRIRHVRLNDLVDPEPIRLGRPFGCVLTSSVPLVVQFQRQDTRLPGVVALTDVVAYATG, encoded by the coding sequence ATGGCGGCGATCGGTGCCCGAACCTGGGTGGTTTCTGGCGGGCGGATACCGGCCGACAGCAACGGCGAGGAGCCGGAGTTCACCGGGTTCGACCAGCTGTGTCTGCTCAACGCCGGCGACTCGGACGCCGAGGCGGAGCTGGTCGTCCACTACGAGGATCAGGAGCCGGTGGGGCCGTACCCGGTGCGGGTGTGGGCACGGCGAATCCGGCATGTGCGGCTCAACGACCTGGTCGACCCGGAGCCGATCCGGCTTGGTCGACCGTTCGGATGCGTCCTGACCTCATCGGTGCCGCTGGTGGTCCAGTTCCAGCGCCAGGACACCCGGCTGCCGGGCGTCGTCGCGTTGACCGACGTCGTCGCGTACGCGACGGGGTGA
- a CDS encoding alpha/beta fold hydrolase: MPYITVGTENSTNIDLYYEDHGQGQPVVLIHGYPLDGHSWEKQSAALLAAGYRVITYDRRGFGQSSQPTVGYDYDTFAADLNTVLETLDLTDVVLVGFSMGTGEVGRYLGRYGSARVAKAAFLASLEPFLLATDDNPTGVPQEVFDGILAAVTADRYAYFSDFYRDFYNTDETLGGRLSEEALRNSWNVAAGASWFASSAVVPTWLTDFRADIDRIDVPALILHGTADRILPIEATAREFHKRLPKAEYVEIDGAPHGLLWTHGAEVNTALLAFLAK, from the coding sequence ATGCCCTACATCACCGTCGGGACCGAGAACAGCACCAACATCGACCTCTACTACGAGGACCACGGCCAGGGGCAACCGGTGGTGCTCATCCACGGCTATCCGCTCGACGGACACTCCTGGGAGAAGCAGAGCGCCGCCCTGCTCGCCGCCGGCTACCGGGTGATCACCTACGACCGGCGCGGCTTCGGACAGTCCAGCCAACCCACCGTCGGATACGACTACGACACCTTCGCCGCCGACCTGAACACCGTGCTGGAGACCCTGGACCTGACCGACGTCGTCCTGGTCGGCTTCAGCATGGGCACCGGCGAGGTCGGCCGCTACCTTGGCCGGTACGGCTCCGCCCGGGTCGCCAAGGCCGCCTTCCTGGCCTCGCTGGAGCCATTCCTGCTGGCCACCGACGACAATCCGACCGGCGTGCCCCAGGAGGTCTTCGACGGCATCCTCGCCGCCGTCACCGCCGACCGGTACGCCTACTTCAGCGATTTCTACCGCGACTTCTACAACACCGACGAGACGCTGGGCGGCCGGCTCTCCGAGGAGGCGCTGCGCAACAGCTGGAACGTCGCGGCCGGGGCGTCGTGGTTCGCCTCCAGCGCCGTCGTGCCGACCTGGCTCACCGACTTCCGCGCCGACATCGACCGCATCGACGTGCCGGCGCTGATCCTGCACGGCACCGCCGACCGAATCCTGCCGATCGAGGCCACCGCCCGCGAGTTCCACAAGCGGCTTCCCAAGGCCGAGTACGTCGAGATCGACGGCGCCCCGCACGGCCTGCTCTGGACGCACGGCGCCGAGGTCAACACGGCCCTGCTCGCCTTCCTCGCCAAGTAG
- a CDS encoding TetR/AcrR family transcriptional regulator, producing MPALTDDEVRHRVLAAADQLFYAHGVQSVGMDALRAEAGVPLKRLYQVFGSKEAIVEQVLRQRQQLWNDLVEAAVGTGDTPRGKLLAIYDMLARWSTEDDFRGCLFINTFGELGGTTPRIAEFVRAQKAEFQDRVAALVTEAGAPATLAAQLAILAEGVQTTTAIAGSSDAAGHARAAAETLIDSALPAAGHG from the coding sequence ATGCCGGCACTGACCGACGACGAGGTACGCCACCGGGTGCTCGCCGCCGCTGACCAGCTCTTCTACGCCCACGGCGTCCAGTCCGTCGGGATGGACGCGCTGCGCGCCGAGGCCGGCGTCCCGCTCAAGCGGCTCTACCAGGTCTTCGGCTCGAAGGAAGCGATCGTCGAGCAGGTGCTGCGGCAGCGACAGCAACTGTGGAACGACCTCGTCGAGGCGGCCGTCGGCACCGGCGACACCCCGCGCGGAAAACTCCTGGCCATCTACGACATGCTTGCCCGTTGGTCCACCGAGGACGACTTCCGGGGCTGCCTGTTCATCAACACCTTCGGTGAACTGGGCGGGACCACGCCGAGGATCGCCGAGTTCGTCCGGGCGCAGAAAGCCGAGTTCCAGGACCGGGTCGCCGCCCTGGTCACCGAAGCCGGCGCACCCGCGACCCTGGCCGCCCAACTCGCGATCCTCGCCGAGGGCGTGCAGACCACCACCGCGATCGCCGGCAGCAGCGACGCCGCCGGGCACGCCCGTGCCGCCGCCGAGACGCTGATCGACAGCGCGCTACCTGCGGCCGGTCACGGGTAG
- a CDS encoding NCS1 family nucleobase:cation symporter-1, whose translation MSADPQTTVSAVPTAPMAGDDPHPSLYNDDLAPLPESKRRWGWFEIFNVWTNDVQSLAGYTLAASLFITAGINGWWVFAAIVLAGLFVNYLVNLTGKPSVRYGIPYAVMARASMGVRGATFPALVRGIVAIFWYGAQTYFASTAVALALNALLGDPGGPTVLGLTGVGWVSYLIVAAIQVVLFMRGLSWIEKFLNVAGPAVYVVMIVLLAAIWVQAGDELLPAVGSLFSNAEVQGWAVVTAFLGVVGTMVAYFSAVIINFGDFSRFSRTERGMKIGNFTGLPLSLAFFTFLSLFITAGAYVVYQDGQGDPLTNPADIVGQVGNTALTVLAALTFLVATIGINLVANFIPPAYDLSNLSPQRISFKRGGYLTALFGFVIGALWVAVIDQIGLPKFVDTLGAVLAPLYGILVADFYVVQRRSLLVADLYSMDPARRYHYVNGWNMRAIGAFAVAAVFSVATVWVPWLVELSGFAWVIGAAIGAVLYVAVMAGRTPGAVDRAIPVSPAPVAAAPATAETPGS comes from the coding sequence GTGTCCGCTGATCCGCAGACCACCGTGTCCGCCGTGCCCACTGCCCCGATGGCTGGCGACGATCCGCACCCGAGTCTCTACAACGACGACCTCGCGCCACTGCCCGAGTCCAAGCGCCGGTGGGGCTGGTTCGAAATCTTCAACGTCTGGACCAACGACGTGCAGAGTCTCGCCGGCTACACCCTGGCGGCGAGCCTGTTCATCACCGCCGGCATCAACGGCTGGTGGGTGTTCGCCGCCATCGTCCTCGCCGGACTGTTCGTCAACTACCTGGTGAACCTGACCGGCAAGCCGAGCGTCCGGTACGGCATCCCGTACGCGGTGATGGCCCGCGCGAGCATGGGCGTCCGCGGGGCGACGTTCCCGGCGTTGGTCCGCGGCATCGTCGCGATCTTCTGGTACGGCGCGCAGACCTACTTCGCCTCCACGGCGGTCGCGCTGGCGCTCAACGCGCTCCTCGGCGACCCCGGCGGGCCCACGGTGCTCGGGCTGACCGGTGTCGGCTGGGTCTCCTACCTGATCGTCGCCGCGATCCAGGTGGTGCTCTTCATGCGGGGCCTCTCCTGGATCGAGAAGTTCCTCAACGTCGCCGGTCCCGCCGTCTACGTGGTCATGATCGTGCTGCTGGCGGCGATCTGGGTGCAGGCCGGCGACGAGTTGCTGCCGGCGGTCGGCAGCCTGTTCAGCAACGCCGAGGTGCAGGGCTGGGCCGTGGTCACCGCCTTCCTCGGCGTGGTCGGCACGATGGTCGCCTACTTCTCGGCGGTGATCATCAACTTCGGCGACTTCTCCCGCTTCTCCCGGACCGAACGTGGGATGAAGATCGGCAACTTCACCGGGCTGCCGCTGAGCCTGGCGTTCTTCACCTTCCTGTCGCTGTTCATCACGGCCGGCGCGTACGTGGTCTACCAGGACGGGCAGGGTGATCCGCTGACCAACCCGGCCGACATCGTCGGGCAGGTCGGGAACACCGCGTTGACGGTGCTGGCCGCGTTGACCTTCCTGGTCGCCACGATCGGCATCAACCTGGTCGCCAACTTCATTCCCCCCGCGTACGACCTGTCGAACCTGTCGCCGCAGCGGATCAGCTTCAAACGCGGTGGCTATCTGACCGCGCTGTTCGGGTTCGTCATCGGGGCGCTGTGGGTCGCGGTGATCGACCAGATCGGGTTGCCGAAGTTCGTCGACACGTTGGGCGCCGTACTCGCGCCGCTCTACGGCATCCTGGTCGCCGACTTCTACGTCGTGCAGCGCCGAAGCCTGCTGGTTGCCGACCTGTACAGCATGGACCCGGCCCGCCGGTACCACTACGTCAACGGCTGGAACATGCGGGCGATCGGCGCGTTCGCTGTCGCCGCCGTCTTCTCGGTGGCCACGGTGTGGGTGCCGTGGCTGGTCGAGCTGAGCGGGTTCGCCTGGGTGATCGGTGCGGCCATCGGTGCCGTGCTGTACGTCGCGGTGATGGCTGGGCGTACGCCAGGTGCCGTCGACCGGGCGATTCCGGTGAGCCCGGCACCGGTGGCCGCCGCACCGGCGACGGCCGAGACACCCGGCAGTTGA